The following are from one region of the Bacteroidota bacterium genome:
- a CDS encoding RedB protein: MSNKRQTAWILTLSGVVWLLTLWIGFGKLLTYSYTAGPVEVSPGRWPAESQIHSVHQRPTLIMFAHPKCPCTRASLGELARLVAMCPGKFDAHVEFLRPANCSEEWARSDLWDNASAIPGVTVRSDSNGVEAGRFNATTSGYVVLYSASGDLLFSGGITASRGHSGDNAGRDALVMLLNGSTSVQIQTPVFGCPLGNADTACSGGMVSCAR; the protein is encoded by the coding sequence TTGAGTAACAAGCGCCAAACCGCATGGATTCTCACCCTATCGGGCGTCGTGTGGCTGCTCACGCTCTGGATCGGATTCGGCAAGCTCCTCACCTATTCATACACGGCGGGCCCCGTCGAGGTTTCTCCGGGAAGATGGCCCGCCGAATCGCAAATCCATTCCGTGCACCAACGGCCCACTCTCATCATGTTCGCCCATCCCAAGTGTCCCTGCACGCGGGCGAGTCTGGGGGAGCTCGCGCGGCTTGTTGCGATGTGCCCGGGAAAGTTCGACGCGCACGTCGAATTCCTAAGACCCGCCAACTGTTCCGAGGAGTGGGCCCGTTCAGACCTGTGGGACAACGCCTCCGCGATTCCGGGCGTGACGGTCAGATCCGACAGCAACGGGGTCGAGGCCGGCCGATTTAATGCCACGACCTCCGGTTACGTGGTCCTGTATAGCGCGTCGGGAGATCTTCTTTTTAGCGGCGGGATCACGGCATCGAGAGGTCACTCCGGGGACAACGCCGGCCGGGACGCGCTGGTCATGTTATTGAACGGCTCAACCTCCGTGCAGATCCAGACTCCGGTGTTCGGCTGTCCGCTCGGCAACGCGGACACGGCATGCTCCGGCGGGATGGTC